Within the Flavobacterium sp. N502536 genome, the region TCAATAATAACACTGTACGCTTTAAATTCGGTGATCGCATCCTGAATTCCGTTTACACAGGGAAGCCAGTAAGGATCAATTTCAGGATCGGGAAGTAAAACACAGATTCTGTAAACCTTGGTGTTTTTTAAATTTCGTGCTATTAAATTCGGCTCATAATTGATGACGTTCAGAACTTCATTTATTTTGTCTAAGGCCGTAGGAGAAACTTTTCCTCTGTTGTGCAAAACCCTGTCGACAGTTCCTTTAGAAACTCCCGCCATTTTTGCTATATCCTTAATGGTGTACTTTTTATCCATATAGGCAAATATAGAAACTTTGATTTAATTTTTTTAAAATCCTGTAAGAATTAATTAGTGTGCTCGAGAACATTTTAATGGTGTGTTCGAGCACATTTTTCTTTTTTTTCTTGTTTTATAAAAATATAATCTCTAGTTTCGTAGAATCAAAATCAAAAGAATCAAATAAATCCTTAACCAATTTGCGTTGTAAATTATTGTTTTACAAGGCTTTATTATAAAATTTTTAAGTGAAAAAAATTACTTCATTAGCCCCGGGCAGAACCTGCCTCTTCGGAGACCATCAGGATTATTTAGGATTGCCGGTTATCGCCTGTGCAATCGATCGAAATATACAACTATCTGCCGAACAAAATCTAACCCAGACATTTGTTTTAAATATGATTGATATTAATGAGATTCGTATCATTGATATCGATGCTACTTTCGACAAATTAGAGCCCAGAGATTATTTTGCTTCGTCCTTACGGGTATTGCGAAGATATGGCTGTGTGCCTAATGTTGGCTACGACATTATCATTACAGGAGATATTCCAATAAACTCAGGAACGTCGAGTTCTTCTGCTTTATTGATGGCGTGGATTCGTTTTTTAATCGATGCCTTTGGAATTGATCGTGAAGTTACTCCTGAGTTTATTTCCAAATTAGGGTACGAATCGGAAGTTTTAGAACACGGAGAACCGGGCGGAATGATGGATCATTTTAGCATCGGAGTGGGGAATATCGTTTACATTAATACCAAAGATCCTTTTTCGTATAAAATAATAGGAACGAACCTGAAAGGCCTTGTTACCGGAGTTTCGGGAGTTCCAAAAGAAACTATCGGTTTGCTGGGAGAGTTAAAAGGAAATGCTTTAATGTCAATTGATATTGTAAAGCAAAATTTCCCTGATTTTGATCTGAATGCTTCCGAAATAGAAGATCTGGACCGCTATCGAAATTGCCTGCCAGACCGATTGATTCCTTTCTTCGAAGCAGCCTTGAAAAATTATCACTATACCAAAGAAGCTTTAAAAGAGTTTGAAAAACCCGTTTTAGACCTTAAGAAAATTGGTGCACTGATGAATCTTCATCACGAAGTTTTGCGCGATTTATTAAAAGTTACTGTACCGCGAATTGACGCTATGATCAATGCGGCTTTGCGCGCTGGTGCCTACGGAGCAAAAATTGTAGGTTCAGGTGGTGGCGGAAGTATTGTGGTCATAGCAAATCCAGAGAAAGAAGATTTGGTTATTGAAGCCATTCTAAATGCGGGAGCTCAGGAAGCTTACGCGGTGTCTGTTGATCCTGGTGTCAGGGTTATTGAAAATGTTGAAATTTAAGTTGTGAGATGTGGGTTGTAAGATGTGAGTTGTGGTTTTTGTGAACTTGAAACTTGAAACTTGAAACCCGAAACCTGAAACCTGAAACAATTCTAAACCAATAGATTTAAGGAAATTCAAAATGAAAAATATATAAATATGCATAACAATTTAGTTATTCTTGC harbors:
- a CDS encoding mevalonate kinase, with product MKKITSLAPGRTCLFGDHQDYLGLPVIACAIDRNIQLSAEQNLTQTFVLNMIDINEIRIIDIDATFDKLEPRDYFASSLRVLRRYGCVPNVGYDIIITGDIPINSGTSSSSALLMAWIRFLIDAFGIDREVTPEFISKLGYESEVLEHGEPGGMMDHFSIGVGNIVYINTKDPFSYKIIGTNLKGLVTGVSGVPKETIGLLGELKGNALMSIDIVKQNFPDFDLNASEIEDLDRYRNCLPDRLIPFFEAALKNYHYTKEALKEFEKPVLDLKKIGALMNLHHEVLRDLLKVTVPRIDAMINAALRAGAYGAKIVGSGGGGSIVVIANPEKEDLVIEAILNAGAQEAYAVSVDPGVRVIENVEI